A genomic segment from Bradyrhizobium sp. ISRA430 encodes:
- a CDS encoding GreA/GreB family elongation factor: protein MLPLPKIALPVSDYPRLEQLARAAVQRGDMDAIFLMGEISRAEIVPDDARDIDSIVTIGSWITYWTNWGVPRRMVRLVWPEDRSVDSARISVLSSLGAALIGLRVDDQMPYFVAGCLNLVRVQSVRRSGPNVVPLFRASEFTRNDPIDDDPGPTAA, encoded by the coding sequence GTGTTGCCTCTTCCCAAGATTGCACTGCCAGTATCCGACTATCCCCGCCTGGAGCAGCTTGCGCGCGCAGCCGTGCAGCGAGGGGACATGGATGCGATCTTCCTTATGGGCGAGATCAGCCGCGCCGAGATCGTTCCGGACGACGCACGCGACATCGACTCGATCGTGACGATCGGGTCCTGGATCACCTACTGGACGAATTGGGGCGTGCCACGAAGGATGGTCCGGTTGGTCTGGCCAGAAGATCGCAGCGTAGATTCCGCCCGAATATCCGTCCTGTCGTCGCTGGGCGCAGCATTGATCGGTCTGCGCGTCGACGATCAGATGCCATATTTCGTCGCCGGCTGCCTGAATCTCGTCAGGGTCCAAAGCGTGAGGAGGTCCGGGCCCAACGTGGTCCCGCTGTTTCGCGCCTCTGAATTCACAAGGAACGATCCGATCGACGATGATCCGGGACCGACCGCCGCCTAA
- a CDS encoding TetR/AcrR family transcriptional regulator encodes MMQADATAKVTKLNRVERNAWTKQKIFEAATKVVGKYGYAEASVARITEQAGVAQGTFYNHFENRQELLDQLLPKIGLDMVEFIRARTGTAHAARQEIERFAAFFDFIREVPEFLRILNEAEFFAPSGYQKHLDNISTAYVRILRRARLAGAIEDYSDEEFEAIVHMLMGSRGYLSRRYSYSADGVTAVPDHVISAYRKLMTRGLFNAPGDQDKP; translated from the coding sequence ATGATGCAAGCAGACGCGACCGCAAAGGTGACGAAGCTCAACCGCGTCGAGCGCAACGCCTGGACCAAGCAGAAGATCTTCGAGGCCGCGACCAAGGTCGTCGGCAAATATGGCTATGCCGAAGCCTCGGTCGCCCGTATCACCGAACAGGCCGGTGTCGCGCAAGGCACGTTCTACAATCATTTCGAGAACCGCCAGGAGCTGCTCGACCAGCTCCTGCCCAAGATCGGCCTCGACATGGTCGAGTTCATCCGCGCCCGCACGGGCACCGCGCATGCGGCGCGGCAGGAGATCGAACGCTTCGCGGCCTTCTTCGACTTCATCCGCGAGGTTCCGGAATTTTTGCGCATCCTCAACGAGGCCGAATTCTTCGCGCCCAGCGGCTACCAGAAGCATCTCGATAATATCTCGACTGCGTATGTGCGCATCCTGCGGCGCGCGAGGCTCGCCGGCGCGATCGAGGACTATAGCGACGAAGAGTTCGAGGCCATCGTCCACATGCTGATGGGCTCGCGCGGCTATCTCAGCCGGCGCTACTCCTATTCGGCCGATGGCGTCACTGCCGTGCCCGATCACGTCATCTCCGCCTATCGCAAACTGATGACGCGCGGCCTCTTCAATGCCCCCGGGGATCAGGACAAGCCATGA
- a CDS encoding xanthine dehydrogenase family protein subunit M, with amino-acid sequence MINFQYSRATDVADAILLLAAHPGAKLIAGGTNLIDLMKENVEQPSRLIDISRLPLRKVEQTADGGLRIGALVPNSDLAYDPLIEQRYPLLASAILAGASAQLRNMASVGGNLMQRTRCAYFYDTATPCNKRSPGSGCSAIDGLNRNHAILGASPSCIATNPSDMSVALAALDALVHVAGPSGERTMALTDFHRVPGDTPHVDTNLGAGEIITAIELPPRGFAHHYSYLKVRDRLSYAFALVSVAAALELDGNAIREARLALGGVAHKPWRSLEAETALRGQAATVDHFSRAADVLLQSAKSYAHNGFKIELARRAIVRTLMQAANATPQSQAHKKIA; translated from the coding sequence ATGATCAACTTCCAATATTCCCGCGCCACCGACGTCGCCGATGCGATCCTCCTGCTCGCCGCCCATCCCGGCGCCAAGCTCATCGCCGGCGGCACCAACCTGATCGACCTGATGAAGGAGAATGTCGAGCAGCCCTCCCGGCTGATCGATATTTCCCGCCTGCCGCTCCGCAAGGTCGAGCAGACGGCCGACGGAGGCCTGCGCATCGGTGCCTTGGTGCCGAACTCGGACCTTGCCTACGATCCGCTGATCGAGCAGCGCTATCCGCTGCTCGCCAGCGCCATCCTTGCCGGCGCCTCGGCACAACTGCGCAACATGGCGTCCGTCGGCGGCAATCTGATGCAGCGAACGCGTTGCGCCTACTTCTATGACACGGCAACGCCTTGCAACAAGCGCAGTCCCGGCAGCGGCTGCTCGGCGATCGACGGCCTCAACCGTAACCATGCGATCCTCGGTGCGAGCCCTTCCTGCATCGCGACCAACCCGTCCGACATGAGCGTGGCGCTGGCCGCGCTCGATGCGCTCGTGCACGTCGCAGGCCCGTCCGGCGAACGCACTATGGCGTTGACCGATTTCCATCGGGTCCCCGGCGACACGCCCCATGTCGACACCAATCTCGGTGCCGGCGAGATCATCACGGCGATCGAACTGCCGCCGCGCGGCTTTGCCCATCACTACAGCTATCTGAAAGTCCGCGACCGACTGTCCTATGCCTTCGCCCTGGTCTCTGTGGCGGCGGCGCTCGAACTCGACGGCAACGCGATCAGGGAGGCGCGCCTGGCGCTCGGCGGCGTAGCCCACAAGCCCTGGCGCAGCCTTGAGGCCGAAACGGCGTTGCGCGGCCAGGCAGCAACAGTGGATCATTTCTCTCGTGCTGCGGACGTCCTGCTGCAGAGCGCAAAGTCGTATGCGCATAACGGTTTCAAGATCGAGCTCGCGCGCCGCGCCATCGTTCGAACGCTGATGCAGGCCGCGAACGCCACGCCGCAGTCGCAGGCTCACAAGAAGATCGCGTGA
- a CDS encoding NAD(P)/FAD-dependent oxidoreductase, producing MNIESPHKPLDLASTIAEGDIRCLLMVLVHMTGDERWLEPPYLPKRDIRLIPDPDAGVPENVQDEIRAAVVKLFANGTPKPVITDPGEELLLRMMRACLGENVAPEYAPLMREEMGFVPRDARWTHRPSDQKLAQQHVLIVGAGVCAIALGVALGHLGIPYTIVEKNDELGGTWWINRYPGCGVDTPNHSYSYSFGSRNAWTRYFCPREELLGYLLKVADEYGIRNHLRVNTELTSSHWDEGKRRWISTLKTKNGEETFESTALVSAIGQLNDPSRARFKGEEDFKGTILHSALWSSDIELDGKHVAVIGTGATSMQLVPSIAGRVASVTVYQRTAQWARPVKGYSDPITEGARWLLAHLPFYVQWYRFNMFWRYGDGLLPFLRKDPAWPYPERAVNKGNDRHRQELTEFILTELRDRPDLIAKCVPTYPPYGKRILLDNNWFKTLTRANVELVTDAIDHFDQGGIVTADGEHRPADIIVIATGFKVTEMAARLNIRGRDSKDLSDAWGNDNPTAFLGLTVPGFPNFFCMLGPNSGPAHGGSVIFQSECQSRYISACLVDMIEHDVAAIDVRQDVLDDYVRKVDAEHEAMIWTHPGMTTYYRNKSGRVFSAMPWRFVDYWRMTHDPDLGQYKLTKG from the coding sequence ATGAACATCGAGTCTCCGCACAAGCCGCTCGACCTCGCCTCGACCATCGCCGAGGGCGATATCCGCTGCCTGCTGATGGTGCTCGTGCACATGACGGGCGATGAGCGCTGGCTCGAGCCGCCCTATTTGCCCAAGCGCGACATCCGCCTCATTCCCGATCCCGATGCCGGCGTGCCGGAGAACGTACAGGACGAAATCCGCGCCGCCGTCGTCAAACTTTTCGCCAACGGCACGCCGAAGCCGGTCATCACCGACCCCGGCGAGGAGCTGCTGCTGAGGATGATGCGCGCCTGCCTCGGCGAGAACGTCGCGCCGGAATATGCGCCCTTGATGCGCGAGGAGATGGGCTTTGTGCCGCGCGATGCGCGCTGGACCCACCGTCCTTCCGATCAGAAGCTCGCGCAGCAGCATGTGCTGATCGTCGGCGCCGGCGTCTGCGCCATCGCGCTTGGCGTGGCCCTCGGTCATCTCGGCATCCCCTATACCATCGTCGAGAAGAACGACGAACTCGGCGGCACCTGGTGGATCAACCGCTATCCCGGCTGCGGCGTCGATACGCCGAACCATTCCTATTCCTATTCCTTCGGCTCGCGCAACGCGTGGACGCGCTATTTCTGCCCGCGCGAAGAATTGCTCGGATATCTTCTGAAAGTCGCCGACGAATACGGCATCCGCAATCATCTGCGTGTCAACACGGAGCTCACCTCATCGCACTGGGACGAAGGCAAGCGTCGCTGGATCTCCACGCTCAAGACCAAAAATGGCGAGGAGACTTTCGAATCCACCGCGCTGGTCAGCGCGATCGGCCAGCTCAACGATCCCTCCCGCGCCCGTTTCAAGGGTGAGGAGGATTTTAAGGGAACGATCCTGCACTCGGCGCTGTGGTCGAGTGACATCGAGCTTGACGGCAAACATGTCGCCGTGATCGGCACCGGAGCGACATCGATGCAGCTCGTGCCGTCAATCGCCGGCCGGGTCGCCTCGGTCACGGTCTATCAGCGCACCGCGCAATGGGCGCGCCCGGTGAAGGGCTATTCCGATCCAATCACCGAAGGCGCGCGCTGGCTGCTCGCCCATCTGCCGTTCTATGTGCAGTGGTATCGCTTCAACATGTTCTGGCGCTACGGCGATGGGCTGTTGCCCTTCCTGCGCAAGGACCCGGCCTGGCCGTATCCGGAGCGCGCGGTCAACAAGGGCAATGACCGCCACCGCCAGGAGCTGACCGAGTTCATCCTGACCGAGCTGAGGGACCGTCCAGACCTGATCGCGAAATGCGTGCCAACTTATCCTCCTTACGGCAAGCGAATCCTGCTCGACAACAATTGGTTCAAGACCTTGACGCGGGCGAATGTCGAGCTCGTCACCGACGCGATCGACCATTTCGACCAGGGCGGCATCGTCACCGCAGACGGCGAGCATCGCCCCGCCGACATCATCGTGATCGCGACCGGCTTCAAGGTCACGGAGATGGCGGCCCGTCTCAACATCAGGGGCCGCGACAGCAAAGACTTGAGCGACGCCTGGGGCAACGACAACCCGACCGCGTTTCTTGGCCTCACCGTGCCGGGCTTTCCGAACTTCTTCTGCATGCTCGGCCCCAACTCCGGTCCCGCTCATGGCGGCAGCGTCATCTTCCAGTCTGAATGCCAGAGCCGCTACATCTCCGCGTGCCTCGTCGACATGATCGAGCACGACGTCGCCGCTATCGACGTTCGCCAGGATGTGCTCGACGACTACGTCCGCAAGGTCGACGCCGAGCACGAGGCGATGATCTGGACCCATCCGGGCATGACCACCTACTACCGCAACAAGAGCGGCCGCGTGTTCTCGGCCATGCCGTGGCGCTTCGTCGACTACTGGCGCATGACGCACGACCCGGATCTCGGGCAGTACAAGCTGACGAAGGGGTGA
- the rnk gene encoding nucleoside diphosphate kinase regulator, producing the protein MKPKKSATGSELPSILVTTDEMRRLNALANSSMEIFPRVAQFLAREMERANVVPDDSDLSGVVRMGSRVSYRDESTGDVRGVLLVYPHEADISQGRISVLTPVGAALIGLSVGQAIEFQTPGHHARMLTVLDVVFERLPCASTDVQG; encoded by the coding sequence ATGAAACCGAAGAAGTCCGCGACCGGATCTGAACTCCCGTCTATCCTGGTAACAACAGACGAGATGCGCCGATTGAACGCGCTGGCGAACTCCAGCATGGAGATTTTCCCGCGCGTGGCGCAGTTTCTCGCGCGTGAGATGGAGCGCGCTAATGTCGTGCCCGATGACAGCGACCTGTCTGGCGTGGTGCGGATGGGTTCGAGGGTCAGCTATCGCGACGAGAGCACCGGCGATGTCCGAGGGGTGCTCCTGGTCTATCCGCACGAAGCCGACATTTCGCAGGGACGGATTTCAGTGCTGACGCCGGTCGGCGCGGCTCTGATAGGACTATCCGTCGGCCAGGCGATCGAGTTTCAGACGCCGGGTCATCACGCGCGGATGCTGACCGTCCTGGACGTAGTCTTCGAACGTCTTCCGTGCGCGAGCACGGACGTGCAAGGCTGA
- a CDS encoding DsbA family protein, whose product MPKPHVRIYTDYKSPYAFVANKRLFELEEKHGVELEWLPYTLRVAEFMGTVEERTPHFWRKVRYAYMDARRFANAQGLTMKGPRRIYDAFYSSVGMLFAQANGFFRPYHDTVFHRFWRHELEIDDVSEIAAVITACGGSAGAFEDYVNGPARAEHDRIIDEAEALGVFGVPTMMFNGELFWGGDRIDMLIERIHRPETIETALGSRYRKPA is encoded by the coding sequence ATGCCCAAGCCGCACGTCCGCATCTACACCGACTACAAAAGCCCGTACGCATTCGTCGCCAACAAGCGCCTGTTCGAGCTCGAGGAAAAACACGGCGTCGAGCTGGAATGGCTGCCCTACACGCTACGTGTCGCCGAATTCATGGGAACGGTCGAGGAGCGAACGCCGCATTTCTGGCGCAAGGTACGTTACGCCTATATGGACGCGCGCCGCTTTGCCAATGCGCAAGGCCTCACCATGAAAGGCCCGCGACGGATCTACGACGCCTTCTACTCAAGCGTCGGCATGCTGTTCGCGCAAGCCAATGGCTTCTTTCGTCCCTATCACGACACGGTGTTCCACCGCTTCTGGAGACACGAGCTCGAGATCGACGATGTCTCCGAAATCGCCGCTGTCATCACCGCGTGCGGCGGTTCGGCCGGCGCGTTCGAAGACTACGTCAACGGCCCTGCCCGCGCCGAGCATGATCGCATCATCGACGAGGCCGAAGCGCTCGGCGTGTTCGGCGTACCCACCATGATGTTCAATGGCGAGCTGTTCTGGGGCGGCGATCGCATCGACATGCTGATCGAGCGCATCCACAGGCCGGAGACGATCGAGACCGCACTGGGGAGCCGGTATCGAAAGCCCGCGTAG
- the ald gene encoding alanine dehydrogenase — translation MRVGVPREIKVQEYRVGLTPGAVREYVAAGHQVMVETGAGSGIGASDEVYRRAGAAIAESARDIFARSDMIVKVKEPQKSEWVQLRENQILFTYLHLAPDPEQAKGLLASGCTAIAYETVTDADGHLPLLAPMSEVAGRLAIEAAGAALKRSAGGRGLLLGGVPGVQPARLVVLGGGVVGTQAARMAAGLGAEVTVIDRSISRLRELDDLFLGRVRTRFSTIETVEDEVFAADVVIGAVLVPGASAPKLVTRAMLKSMKPGAVLVDVAIDQGGCFETSHPTTHTDPTYEIDGIVHYCVANMPGSVPVTSSQALNNATLPFGLMLASKGFAAVLENPHLRSGLNVHRGRITNKAVADSLGLEFAPPESGLAA, via the coding sequence ATGCGCGTCGGTGTCCCCCGGGAGATCAAGGTGCAGGAATATCGCGTCGGGCTCACACCGGGCGCCGTCCGCGAATATGTCGCGGCCGGGCATCAGGTCATGGTCGAGACCGGCGCGGGCAGCGGCATCGGCGCTTCCGACGAGGTCTATCGGCGGGCAGGAGCCGCGATTGCGGAGAGCGCTCGCGACATCTTTGCCAGGTCCGATATGATCGTGAAGGTGAAGGAGCCTCAGAAGAGCGAATGGGTGCAGCTTCGCGAAAACCAGATCCTCTTCACTTATCTCCATCTCGCGCCGGATCCCGAACAGGCCAAGGGCTTGCTCGCTTCCGGCTGCACCGCGATCGCCTATGAAACCGTCACGGACGCGGACGGCCACCTCCCGCTGCTCGCGCCGATGAGCGAAGTCGCCGGCCGCCTCGCCATCGAGGCCGCCGGCGCCGCGCTCAAACGTTCGGCCGGCGGGCGCGGCTTGCTGCTTGGCGGCGTGCCCGGCGTGCAGCCCGCGCGGCTCGTCGTGCTCGGCGGCGGCGTCGTCGGAACGCAGGCCGCGCGCATGGCGGCAGGGCTCGGTGCCGAAGTCACGGTGATCGACCGCTCCATTTCTCGGCTGCGCGAACTGGATGATCTCTTCCTCGGACGGGTGCGCACCCGCTTTTCGACCATCGAGACGGTTGAAGACGAGGTGTTCGCCGCCGACGTGGTGATCGGCGCCGTGCTGGTGCCCGGGGCCAGCGCGCCAAAACTCGTCACGCGCGCGATGCTGAAATCGATGAAGCCGGGCGCCGTGCTGGTGGACGTCGCGATCGACCAGGGCGGCTGCTTCGAGACATCGCATCCGACCACGCACACTGATCCGACCTACGAGATCGACGGCATCGTGCACTATTGCGTCGCCAACATGCCGGGCTCGGTGCCGGTGACGTCGAGCCAGGCGCTGAACAACGCGACGCTGCCGTTCGGCTTGATGCTCGCGAGCAAGGGTTTTGCCGCGGTGCTGGAAAATCCGCATCTGCGGAGCGGGCTGAACGTGCATCGCGGCCGCATCACCAACAAAGCGGTGGCCGACAGTCTCGGGCTGGAGTTCGCTCCACCGGAGAGCGGACTGGCGGCATAG
- a CDS encoding (2Fe-2S)-binding protein, with amino-acid sequence MADAANQIPDRIPINLVVNGVRRSLDLAPWTTLLDALRDHLALTGTKKGCDHGQCGACTVLIDGRRVNSCLTLAVMKDGAEITTIEGLARDGALHPLQQAFIDHDAFQCGYCTSGQICSAAGLLAEGHVRDADEIRELMSGNLCRCGAYPNIVAAIQQAMGRP; translated from the coding sequence ATGGCCGATGCCGCAAATCAAATTCCCGACCGCATTCCAATCAATCTCGTCGTCAATGGCGTCAGGCGCTCGCTTGATCTCGCGCCCTGGACCACGCTCCTGGATGCCCTGCGCGACCATCTCGCGCTGACCGGCACCAAGAAAGGCTGCGATCACGGTCAGTGCGGCGCCTGCACCGTGCTGATCGATGGCCGGCGCGTCAATTCCTGCCTGACCCTCGCCGTCATGAAGGACGGCGCGGAGATCACGACCATCGAAGGACTTGCCAGGGATGGCGCGCTGCATCCCCTGCAACAGGCCTTCATCGACCACGACGCCTTCCAGTGCGGCTATTGCACCTCGGGACAGATTTGTTCGGCGGCCGGTCTCTTGGCCGAAGGCCACGTCAGGGATGCTGACGAGATCCGCGAGCTGATGAGCGGAAATCTCTGCCGCTGCGGCGCCTATCCGAACATCGTCGCTGCCATCCAGCAGGCAATGGGCCGGCCATGA
- a CDS encoding Lrp/AsnC family transcriptional regulator, with protein MALDRKDLAILAELTTNARASHTELANKVGLSSTALARRQKALEDDGYIQAYQAALDLGQFGLTTTVLVRIALESQSDDALKAFEAEVVKCPSVVRCFLMSGTDDYILIVLARDIQDFERIHRTELSRLPRVARVQSSFALREIVNRAVPTVVFGEAKR; from the coding sequence TTGGCCCTCGACCGGAAAGACCTCGCCATCCTCGCGGAACTCACCACCAACGCGCGGGCCAGCCACACCGAGCTTGCCAACAAGGTCGGCCTGTCGAGCACGGCGCTGGCGCGGCGGCAGAAGGCGCTGGAGGACGACGGCTATATCCAGGCTTACCAGGCAGCGCTCGATCTGGGGCAATTCGGCCTCACCACCACGGTTTTGGTCCGCATCGCGCTGGAGAGCCAGAGCGATGACGCACTGAAGGCGTTCGAGGCGGAGGTCGTGAAATGCCCCTCCGTCGTGCGCTGCTTCCTGATGTCGGGTACCGACGACTACATCCTGATCGTGCTTGCCCGCGACATCCAGGATTTCGAACGCATCCACCGCACCGAGTTGTCTCGGCTGCCGCGCGTGGCGAGGGTGCAATCGAGCTTCGCGCTGCGCGAGATCGTCAATCGCGCGGTGCCGACGGTGGTGTTCGGCGAGGCGAAGCGCTGA
- a CDS encoding xanthine dehydrogenase family protein molybdopterin-binding subunit has translation MNAYVGTPTSRVDGRAKVTGAAKYAGEFAADGLLHGVAVAATIPRGRIARLDTSEALNVKGVIDVLTHAHRPPLADKDEAWKDEVAPEEGSPFRPLYDDSIKFNGQPIALVVAEDWETAKFAATLVRVDYQEEQAFATDLEAERNKATKVKQPNKPRGDAASALAGAAVRHEADYFIPTEHHNPMELFATTAVWDGNGRLTVYDKTQGVQNVHKFLCSVFDKKPNDIRVISPYVGGAFGSGLRPQYQVVLATLAALALKRSVRVVLTRQQMYGLGHRPATIERVGLGAKPDGTLEAVTHEATAVTSRYEDFARNDSSWAEQLYKSPNSRYSHKLVRLDVSTPCDMRAPGAASGVCALECAMDELAVALKLDPIELRLKCYSDRDQSEDLPYTSKQLRECYARGAEAFGWSRRNPAARSMRDGEELVGWGMATGVWEALQVPVAARIVLTANGHAEVSCAASDIGTGTYTIVAQVAADALGLPIENIGVKLADSTLPQAPVEGGSWMAASSAHAVLGAAEDIRQDLARLASAMPASPLAGVDAADVILIDGTIASNGEKSRAVSITDAMRYGKLERMEKQKLNQFAGDKSHARNTHSAVFAEVKVDEQLGVIRVTRMVSAVAAGRILNTKTGRSQIMGGVVWGIGMALHEETVMDHRFGRIMNPNIAEYHIPVNADVHDIDVIFVEERDDHINALGVKGLGEIGIVGVPAAIANAVYHATGKRIRRFPITLDKLLA, from the coding sequence ATGAACGCCTATGTCGGAACACCAACATCCCGCGTCGATGGTCGGGCCAAGGTCACCGGCGCCGCCAAATATGCTGGCGAATTCGCCGCCGACGGACTCCTCCACGGCGTAGCCGTCGCAGCCACCATTCCCCGCGGGCGCATAGCCCGCCTCGACACCAGCGAGGCGCTGAATGTGAAGGGCGTGATCGACGTGCTCACCCATGCGCATCGTCCGCCGCTCGCCGACAAGGACGAGGCCTGGAAGGATGAGGTGGCGCCGGAGGAAGGATCGCCGTTCCGTCCGCTCTATGATGACAGCATCAAATTCAACGGCCAGCCGATCGCACTGGTCGTGGCGGAGGACTGGGAGACCGCGAAATTCGCCGCAACGCTGGTGCGCGTCGACTATCAGGAGGAGCAGGCGTTTGCCACCGATCTCGAAGCCGAGCGCAACAAGGCGACCAAGGTGAAGCAGCCGAACAAGCCGCGCGGCGACGCCGCTAGCGCGCTTGCCGGCGCGGCCGTGCGGCACGAAGCGGACTACTTCATTCCGACCGAACATCACAATCCGATGGAGCTCTTTGCGACTACGGCCGTCTGGGACGGCAACGGCAGGCTCACGGTCTACGACAAGACGCAAGGCGTGCAGAACGTCCACAAATTTCTGTGCAGCGTGTTCGACAAGAAGCCGAACGACATCCGTGTGATCTCGCCCTATGTCGGCGGCGCCTTCGGCTCCGGCCTGCGGCCGCAATATCAGGTCGTGCTTGCAACACTTGCCGCGCTCGCGCTGAAGCGCTCAGTGCGCGTCGTGCTGACTCGTCAGCAGATGTATGGGCTCGGCCACCGGCCAGCGACGATCGAGCGCGTCGGGCTCGGCGCCAAGCCCGACGGCACGCTCGAAGCGGTCACGCACGAGGCCACGGCCGTCACCTCACGCTACGAGGATTTTGCGCGCAACGACAGCAGTTGGGCGGAACAGCTCTACAAGAGCCCGAACAGCCGCTATTCCCACAAGCTCGTCCGCCTCGATGTCTCCACGCCCTGCGACATGCGCGCGCCCGGCGCGGCTTCGGGCGTCTGCGCGCTTGAATGCGCTATGGACGAGTTGGCGGTCGCGCTCAAGCTCGACCCGATCGAACTGCGACTGAAGTGCTACTCGGATCGCGACCAGAGCGAAGATCTCCCCTACACCAGCAAGCAGCTACGCGAATGCTACGCCCGTGGCGCCGAGGCCTTCGGGTGGAGCAGGCGCAATCCCGCCGCCCGCTCGATGCGTGATGGCGAGGAGCTGGTCGGCTGGGGCATGGCGACAGGCGTCTGGGAGGCGCTGCAGGTGCCGGTCGCAGCCCGCATCGTGCTGACCGCCAATGGCCATGCCGAGGTCTCCTGCGCGGCGTCCGACATCGGCACCGGCACTTACACGATCGTGGCGCAGGTGGCGGCAGATGCGCTCGGACTGCCGATCGAGAACATCGGCGTCAAGCTCGCCGATTCGACCTTGCCGCAGGCTCCCGTCGAGGGCGGCTCCTGGATGGCTGCATCGAGCGCGCATGCGGTGCTGGGAGCGGCCGAGGACATTCGCCAGGATCTCGCGCGTCTTGCCAGCGCGATGCCTGCCTCGCCGCTCGCCGGCGTCGATGCCGCCGATGTCATCCTGATCGACGGCACGATCGCCAGCAACGGCGAGAAGAGCCGCGCGGTCTCGATCACAGATGCGATGCGCTACGGCAAGCTCGAGCGGATGGAGAAGCAAAAGCTCAACCAGTTCGCGGGGGACAAGTCGCACGCGCGCAACACGCATTCGGCTGTCTTCGCCGAGGTGAAGGTGGACGAGCAGCTCGGCGTCATCCGCGTGACCCGGATGGTCAGCGCGGTCGCGGCCGGGCGGATCCTGAACACCAAGACCGGCCGCAGCCAGATCATGGGCGGCGTGGTCTGGGGGATCGGGATGGCCCTGCACGAGGAGACGGTGATGGATCACCGCTTCGGCCGGATCATGAATCCGAATATCGCCGAGTACCACATCCCCGTGAATGCCGACGTTCACGACATCGACGTGATCTTCGTCGAAGAGCGCGACGACCACATCAACGCCCTGGGCGTCAAGGGCCTGGGCGAGATCGGCATCGTCGGAGTCCCCGCGGCGATCGCGAATGCCGTCTATCACGCCACCGGCAAGCGCATCCGCCGCTTCCCGATCACGCTGGACAAGCTCCTCGCCTGA